In the Eptesicus fuscus isolate TK198812 chromosome 22, DD_ASM_mEF_20220401, whole genome shotgun sequence genome, CCTCCCGACCATGCCCGAGCCCGCCAAGTCGGCGCCCGCCCCGAAGAAGGGCTCCAAGAAGGCGGTGACCAAGGCGCAGAAGAAGGACGGCAAGAAGCGCAAGCGCAGCCGCAAGGAGAGCTACTCGGTGTACGTGTACAAGGTGCTCAAGCAGGTGCACCCCGACACCGGCATCTCGTCCAAGGCCATGGGCATCATGAACTCCTTCGTCAACGACATCTTCGAGCGCATCGCGGGCGAGGCGTCGCGCCTGGCGCATTACAACAAGCGCTCGACCATCACGTCCCGCGAGATCCAGACGGCCGTGCGCCTGCTGCTGCCCGGCGAGCTGGCCAAGCACGCCGTGTCCGAGGGCACCAAGGCCGTCACCAAGTACACCAGCTCCAAGTGAGGCGCCGCGGCCTGACTCCTCACCCcaaaggctcttttcagagccACTCAGTCTTCTAAAGAGAACTGTGACTCACTTTCCACCCCGGGCGGGTAAGTGGTATTCGCCGCCAAGCAGTTGGCGTGTTTTCTTTCCCGATCTTGTTGTCAAGTTCGTTCAGTACAATGCAGCGCGTGCGAGGCATCCCTCCACGTTTTGAGATTGGCTTAAGGAGCAGGTTCTTTTCAGACCAATGTAGTAAAGAAGCAAAACCCTCATCGTTAAGACAATTCACATTTAAGCATGTTAACCTTCTTAAGGGTTCTTTAAGGTCTGAATGTCCCAGTAATGCAATGTGTTTCTTGCTGGTGTGGCACTTCGCACCCACTGAAAATATCAATTGTCTTATTTCCCTTCGGCGGAGTGGACTCTTGTGTGCTGGTTTCTTACGTATTAAGTTAGAAAGGCAAAAGGAAAAGTGGGAACCCCATTCAAGTTATCTCATGCATCAGTCAGGTCAGGTGGGCAGCAGTAACAGGCAATCCAGACATACAGGAAGTTTGGAAGGAACAACAGGCTTCCCTGTGCCATTctgttattgttattactttAATTCGACTCAGGGTTCATTGGAGAATTCTGAGGGGAACCGCCATTTTACCCACTTTCTCATTTCTCTGAGTGAAATTACTCTTTGTCAAAttgaacccaggtttcttctctgcTTCCGTGTCATGTGCTCTTTCTCTACTAAttggaagaaatttttaaagattggAAAGTagatcaggaaaaaaaagaaaaaaagaaagagcagtgGGCCAGGCTTTGGTAACCGGTGCTGAAAGCCCTCGATGGCATCCCTACCCGGGGACTCCCTGTGTCTGTGGCAGCTGCCGCTCAGGGGCACAGAAAAATAAGAAGGAGCAGATGGCCGTTCCTGCCCCCAACCCAGGATGTCAAAACCCACCTCTTCCTTGCAAGCCCTTGGGGACAGCATAACTATTTAAAACTTTGGGTGTCTTCCCAGGATCGTCATAGAATGACTTCCACATTGAATTGTATTTACTGAGGAGTTCTGACGACGCCCTGTGTGCAATTACAGTCCCCCTGGTGATTCAGTTCCACTCCCAGGTGTTTACGTGAGAGTATTCTGCACACTTGGCAGTAAGGTATGTGAGAACCGAGCAATGCTATTTTTAATACCAAAATACTAGAAGCAACCACACATGTTCTTGGCTATTATGATTATTGGGGTGCATTCACACAGTGGTATAGCACATAGCACAGAAAAGGATTGAAATACACAGCACTCTAGAAACACAAACCTCAGAAGTTGATATATGTGTGGTACCTTTTTATAAGcttgaaaataaaaccaaatttctCTTGAAGCacatgtgtgtgtgattttttaaaaattttttaagaggtAGTTTCATAagtaactgttttttaaaattactttattgattaaggtatcacatatttgtcatcaaccgccccccatttccttcccaaacccccccacacacacacacacgcatgcccccatccccctgttgtccgtgatcactggttaggctcatatgcaagcacacaagtcctttggttgatctatctcccttgtccccacccttccctctgaggtctgacagactgatcaatgctgttcttgttcttcagtctatgttgttcatcttttcccctagatgagtgagctcatgtgatactaggaatacacttatagaaaccgaaaatgagacaagcaataatggttatgctgagaggcaaatgaatcagtctatagtgagtttctttctgggccaacagttcttttgagtcccgatttctatgtccaacagttgtttatgtgtacataacagcaatgatatttcagttctggatggtggacaaatggtggtaatgcaggtccaaccctctctggtttggagTAACTGTTTTTAAATATCAGACATTCCAGGCAGGGCAagggaatgaatgaagaaaagctCCGAGGTAGAAATAGAAGTTGCATAAAACAAGTTCCAAGCATCATCCATGTAGTCATAAGGAAAACCTGCGAGGACCCCACACCTACAGGCAGATCTC is a window encoding:
- the LOC103304023 gene encoding histone H2B type 1-C/E/F/G/I, whose product is MPEPAKSAPAPKKGSKKAVTKAQKKDGKKRKRSRKESYSVYVYKVLKQVHPDTGISSKAMGIMNSFVNDIFERIAGEASRLAHYNKRSTITSREIQTAVRLLLPGELAKHAVSEGTKAVTKYTSSK